One genomic window of Quercus robur chromosome 6, dhQueRobu3.1, whole genome shotgun sequence includes the following:
- the LOC126688729 gene encoding uncharacterized protein LOC126688729 isoform X3 has protein sequence MNVDNENIEPVTELGLAPSYSNQCIQRPMNIDSGAGAGANAGSRIDMTFVASGPLSELVWSPHKGLSLKRADSSFANKKPSLLWGAGPSNVDFPAPQSFMGGSSTTDKPVDEVITPQVASHTKEDFAGAITSNASLTSAGGGMPEFQPNHEHKTGPVRNMEEVNTMVGSSVLQVTRKEDLRKSEGDDICAPINIQMAEISETRENNSPSVPGLVYGGTSDIIPTEIDEPKPDMVANEPFSEDSRGGGRDFGSGNQILGKNINLASDVLPVDKCKASETSVQNLSSPGKRPLEMLEFTAENDLRTLTGDSACGAANKIVESEFNEGKTGFQPDKVVLHINKAVPIEVFLTNSRIRMPRRKGKEKALSNGDIDRRLSKEEDDSHESVESCNSGLFSTGKKRWSVEGHMIVGSKRIKSQIQDTPGSTSYVKQDSSFMNWISNMMKGFSKPMQGEAPARALAIAHPDHGHQNLLTCNENHDPGFKNNGFQSIFQSLYCPKAGGETTLFNANYQTGEGSKEHELDNKMCNINATPISICEDGDKICRQILLPNDKLDESTSGDGADSLNQPKTFPVTSVSSKEDSKINSGENKKSCNLDFGNEKDGISSNSSLGKRRTISAENIDSDLLAEGKTTNDHRNSLWITRFCAKTSGPVLNVDDRIQSIGVGLECSTDCTRPLPCPENYVGFSKNHKSVAVRELSAEGPMLALGKESQKCPADTDAVVGFNWIKGHNDQKSVNKLNPKLPSPKFKSSEAMASIFARRLDALKHIIPSDVKDTVTCFYCGIKGHHLQECSEITESEIEDLLRNIDSYIGAEESPCLCIRCFQFSHWAVACPSTSSRGQHQTRFGTSLVGPREMQHKTEGKENSKLLTGWKSQFQAACNGSALRISDHNFNWKPNEMIAPEEIGSNANSLKKYIASSPVENYSKENQIMPINRKLSDVPKGIFNAIKSLRLSRSDILKWMNSHMSLSPLDGFFLRLRLRKWQEGLGGTRYHVAYITGKQRENAPQNAENSIYVNLGGIKGLVESQYVSNHDFLEWLNCHHILQDELMAWWSATSSDSAQIPSEEDLRLKVKKRKVLGF, from the exons ATGAATGTGGACAATGAGAACATAGAGCCAGTGACTGAATTAGGACTTGCACCGAGTTATTCTAATCAGTGTATTCAGAGACCAATGAACATTGATTCAGGTGCAGGTGCAGGTGCAAATGCAGGTTCAAGGATAGACATGACATTTGTGGCCTCTGGTCCCCTTTCTGAACTAGTTTGGTCTCCTCATAAAGGTTTGAGTCTCAAACGTGCTGATTCCAGCTTTGCCAATAAAAAACCCTCACTTCTGTGGGGTGCAGGACCAAGCAATGTGGATTTTCCAGCACCTCAAAGCTTTATGGGCGGGAGTTCTACAACTGACAAACCTGTAGATGAAGTCATTACACCACAAGTGGCAAGTCATACAAAGGAAGATTTTGCTGGTGCAATTACTTCAAATGCATCTCTTACAAGTGCTGGTGGTGGCATGCCAGAATTTCAGCCAAATCATGAACATAAGACAG GACCTGTTCGTAATATGGAGGAAGTGAACACCATGGTAGGATCATCTGTTCTACAAGTTACTCGAAAGGAGGATCTAAGAAAGAGTGAAGGTGATGATATTTGTGCCCCAATCAATATTCAAATGGCTGAAATATCTGAGACCAGAGAAAACAATTCTCCTAGTGTGCCAG GTCTGGTATATGGAGGAACATCTGATATTATACCAACCGAAATAGATGAACCTAAACCTGACATGGTGGCAAATGAACCATTTTCTGAGGACTCTAGAGGTGGAGGCAGAGATTTTGGAAGTGGCAATCAAATATTGGGAAAGAATATCAATTTGGCCTCTGATGTTCTCCCTGTGGATAAATGCAAAGCTTCTGAAACTTCAGTCCAGAATCTTAGTTCCCCAGGCAAAAGACCTTTGGAAATGCTGGAGTTCACTGCTGAGAATGATTTACGAACTCTGACTGGTGATAGCGCTTGTGGTGCAGCGAATAAGATTGTAGAATCAGAGTTCAATGAAGGTAAAACTGGCTTTCAGCCAGACAAAGTTGTACTTCACATAAACAAGGCTGTTCCGATTGAAGTCTTCTTAACTAACAGCAGAATCCGTATGCCTCGAAGGAAAGGCAAGGAAAAGGCTTTATCTAATGGAGATATTGATCGAAGATTGTCAAAAGAGGAAGATGATAGCCATGAGAGTGTTGAAAGCTGCAACAGTGGGTTGTTTTCAACAGGCAAGAAGAGGTGGAGCGTTGAAGGACACATGATTGTTGGGAGTAAAAGAATCAAAAGCCAAATTCAAGATACACCCGGTTCAACATCCTATGTTAAACAAGATAGCTCCTTTATGAATTGGATATCGAACATGATGAAGGGTTTCTCAAAACCAATGCAAGGTGAGGCACCTGCTCGTGCTCTTGCTATTGCACATCCTGATCATGGACATCAGAATCTTCTCACATGCAACGAGAATCATGATCCAGgattcaaaaataatggttttCAGTCAATTTTTCAGTCCTTATATTGTCCAAAGGCAGGAGGAGAAACAACATTGTTTAATGCCAATTATCAAACTGGAGAAGGATCTAAGGAGCATGAGCTGGATAACAAGATGTGCAACATTAATGCTACTCCAATATCCATTTGTGAGGATGGTGATAAAATATGCAGACAAATTCTGCTGCCAAATGATAAGCTTGATGAATCAACCTCTGGAGATGGAGCAGATTCATTAAACCAGCCTAAAACATTTCCAGTGACATCTGTTTCCAGTAAGGAAGATAGCAAGATTAACTCCGGGGAGAATAAAAAGTCATGCAACTTGGACTTTGGAAATGAGAAAGATGGAATAAGCTCCAATTCTTCTCTGGGTAAACGTAGAACTATCAGTGCTGAGAACATTGATTCTGATCTGCTAGCTGAAGGGAAGACAACTAATGATCACAGAAATAGCTTGTGGATAACTCGGTTTTGTGCAAAAACTTCTGGCCCTGTGTTAAACGTGGATGATCGCATCCAGAGTATTGGTGTCGGTCTTGAGTGCTCCACTGATTGCACAAGACCTCTTCCTTGTCCTGAGAATTATGTTGGCTTTTCCAAAAACCACAAAAGTGTGGCAGTAAGGGAGCTCTCTGCTGAAGGTCCAATGCTTGCTTTGGGCAAGGAATCACAGAAGTGTCCTGCTGATACTGACGCAGTTGTTGGTTTTAATTGGATCAAAGGCCACAATGATCAGAAATCTGTAAATAAATTGAACCCTAAATTGCCTTCTCCAAAGTTTAAAAGTTCAGAGGCAATGGCTTCTATCTTTGCAAGAAGATTGGATGCCTTAAAACACATCATACCATCAGATGTAAAAGATACTGTAACCTGTTTCTATTGTGGCATAAAGGGTCACCATTTACAAGAGTGTTCTGAGATAACAGAAAGTGAGATTGAGGATCTTCTAAGGAATATCGATTCCTATATTGGGGCAGAAGAATCGCCTTGCTTGTGCATTAGATGTTTCCAGTTCAGTCATTGGGCTGTTGCATGTCCCAGTACATCCTCAAGAGGGCAACATCAAACAAGATTTGGTACTTCTTTGGTTGGTCCTAGAGAAATGCAGCATAAAACGGAAGGTAAAGAAAACTCAAAGCTGCTAACTGGTTGGAAGAGTCAATTTCAAGCTGCTTGTAATGGGAGTGCTCTAAGAATATCAGACCATAATTTTAATTGGAAACCAAATGAAATGATAGCCCCTGAAGAAATAGGATCTAATGCAAATTCATTGAAGAAGTACATTGCTTCAAGTCCTGTGGAAaactattcaaaagaaaatcagATCATGCCTATCAATAGGAAACTTTCTGATGTACCAAAAGGAATCTTTAACGCCATAAAAAGCCTTCGTTTGTCTCGCTCAGATATCCTAAA ATGGATGAATTCCCATATGTCACTATCACCTCTTGATGGTTTTTTCTTGCGTCTACGGCTTCGGAAGTGGCAAGAAGGACTAGGTGGAACTAGATACCATGTGGCTTACATAACTG GGAAGCAAAGAGAGAATGCGCCACAAAATGCAGAAAATTCTATCTATGTAAACTTAGGGGGAATCAAAGGTTTGGTTGAGAGTCAATATGTCTCCAACCATGATTTCCTTGAG TGGTTAAATTGCCATCACATTTTGCAGGATGAGCTTATGGCATGGTGGAGTGCAACCTCAAGTGACAGTGCCCAGATCCCATCTGAAGAAGATTTAAGATTGAAAgtcaaaaagagaaaagtttTAGGCTTCTAG
- the LOC126688729 gene encoding uncharacterized protein LOC126688729 isoform X5: MTFVASGPLSELVWSPHKGLSLKRADSSFANKKPSLLWGAGPSNVDFPAPQSFMGGSSTTDKPVDEVITPQVASHTKEDFAGAITSNASLTSAGGGMPEFQPNHEHKTGPVRNMEEVNTMVGSSVLQVTRKEDLRKSEGDDICAPINIQMAEISETRENNSPSVPGACPYLLTLFSQKIVLGLVYGGTSDIIPTEIDEPKPDMVANEPFSEDSRGGGRDFGSGNQILGKNINLASDVLPVDKCKASETSVQNLSSPGKRPLEMLEFTAENDLRTLTGDSACGAANKIVESEFNEGKTGFQPDKVVLHINKAVPIEVFLTNSRIRMPRRKGKEKALSNGDIDRRLSKEEDDSHESVESCNSGLFSTGKKRWSVEGHMIVGSKRIKSQIQDTPGSTSYVKQDSSFMNWISNMMKGFSKPMQGEAPARALAIAHPDHGHQNLLTCNENHDPGFKNNGFQSIFQSLYCPKAGGETTLFNANYQTGEGSKEHELDNKMCNINATPISICEDGDKICRQILLPNDKLDESTSGDGADSLNQPKTFPVTSVSSKEDSKINSGENKKSCNLDFGNEKDGISSNSSLGKRRTISAENIDSDLLAEGKTTNDHRNSLWITRFCAKTSGPVLNVDDRIQSIGVGLECSTDCTRPLPCPENYVGFSKNHKSVAVRELSAEGPMLALGKESQKCPADTDAVVGFNWIKGHNDQKSVNKLNPKLPSPKFKSSEAMASIFARRLDALKHIIPSDVKDTVTCFYCGIKGHHLQECSEITESEIEDLLRNIDSYIGAEESPCLCIRCFQFSHWAVACPSTSSRGQHQTRFGTSLVGPREMQHKTEGKENSKLLTGWKSQFQAACNGSALRISDHNFNWKPNEMIAPEEIGSNANSLKKYIASSPVENYSKENQIMPINRKLSDVPKGIFNAIKSLRLSRSDILKWMNSHMSLSPLDGFFLRLRLRKWQEGLGGTRYHVAYITGKQRENAPQNAENSIYVNLGGIKGLVESQYVSNHDFLEWLNCHHILQDELMAWWSATSSDSAQIPSEEDLRLKVKKRKVLGF, translated from the exons ATGACATTTGTGGCCTCTGGTCCCCTTTCTGAACTAGTTTGGTCTCCTCATAAAGGTTTGAGTCTCAAACGTGCTGATTCCAGCTTTGCCAATAAAAAACCCTCACTTCTGTGGGGTGCAGGACCAAGCAATGTGGATTTTCCAGCACCTCAAAGCTTTATGGGCGGGAGTTCTACAACTGACAAACCTGTAGATGAAGTCATTACACCACAAGTGGCAAGTCATACAAAGGAAGATTTTGCTGGTGCAATTACTTCAAATGCATCTCTTACAAGTGCTGGTGGTGGCATGCCAGAATTTCAGCCAAATCATGAACATAAGACAG GACCTGTTCGTAATATGGAGGAAGTGAACACCATGGTAGGATCATCTGTTCTACAAGTTACTCGAAAGGAGGATCTAAGAAAGAGTGAAGGTGATGATATTTGTGCCCCAATCAATATTCAAATGGCTGAAATATCTGAGACCAGAGAAAACAATTCTCCTAGTGTGCCAGGTGCATGCCCGTatcttttgactcttttttcCCAGAAGATAGTTCTAG GTCTGGTATATGGAGGAACATCTGATATTATACCAACCGAAATAGATGAACCTAAACCTGACATGGTGGCAAATGAACCATTTTCTGAGGACTCTAGAGGTGGAGGCAGAGATTTTGGAAGTGGCAATCAAATATTGGGAAAGAATATCAATTTGGCCTCTGATGTTCTCCCTGTGGATAAATGCAAAGCTTCTGAAACTTCAGTCCAGAATCTTAGTTCCCCAGGCAAAAGACCTTTGGAAATGCTGGAGTTCACTGCTGAGAATGATTTACGAACTCTGACTGGTGATAGCGCTTGTGGTGCAGCGAATAAGATTGTAGAATCAGAGTTCAATGAAGGTAAAACTGGCTTTCAGCCAGACAAAGTTGTACTTCACATAAACAAGGCTGTTCCGATTGAAGTCTTCTTAACTAACAGCAGAATCCGTATGCCTCGAAGGAAAGGCAAGGAAAAGGCTTTATCTAATGGAGATATTGATCGAAGATTGTCAAAAGAGGAAGATGATAGCCATGAGAGTGTTGAAAGCTGCAACAGTGGGTTGTTTTCAACAGGCAAGAAGAGGTGGAGCGTTGAAGGACACATGATTGTTGGGAGTAAAAGAATCAAAAGCCAAATTCAAGATACACCCGGTTCAACATCCTATGTTAAACAAGATAGCTCCTTTATGAATTGGATATCGAACATGATGAAGGGTTTCTCAAAACCAATGCAAGGTGAGGCACCTGCTCGTGCTCTTGCTATTGCACATCCTGATCATGGACATCAGAATCTTCTCACATGCAACGAGAATCATGATCCAGgattcaaaaataatggttttCAGTCAATTTTTCAGTCCTTATATTGTCCAAAGGCAGGAGGAGAAACAACATTGTTTAATGCCAATTATCAAACTGGAGAAGGATCTAAGGAGCATGAGCTGGATAACAAGATGTGCAACATTAATGCTACTCCAATATCCATTTGTGAGGATGGTGATAAAATATGCAGACAAATTCTGCTGCCAAATGATAAGCTTGATGAATCAACCTCTGGAGATGGAGCAGATTCATTAAACCAGCCTAAAACATTTCCAGTGACATCTGTTTCCAGTAAGGAAGATAGCAAGATTAACTCCGGGGAGAATAAAAAGTCATGCAACTTGGACTTTGGAAATGAGAAAGATGGAATAAGCTCCAATTCTTCTCTGGGTAAACGTAGAACTATCAGTGCTGAGAACATTGATTCTGATCTGCTAGCTGAAGGGAAGACAACTAATGATCACAGAAATAGCTTGTGGATAACTCGGTTTTGTGCAAAAACTTCTGGCCCTGTGTTAAACGTGGATGATCGCATCCAGAGTATTGGTGTCGGTCTTGAGTGCTCCACTGATTGCACAAGACCTCTTCCTTGTCCTGAGAATTATGTTGGCTTTTCCAAAAACCACAAAAGTGTGGCAGTAAGGGAGCTCTCTGCTGAAGGTCCAATGCTTGCTTTGGGCAAGGAATCACAGAAGTGTCCTGCTGATACTGACGCAGTTGTTGGTTTTAATTGGATCAAAGGCCACAATGATCAGAAATCTGTAAATAAATTGAACCCTAAATTGCCTTCTCCAAAGTTTAAAAGTTCAGAGGCAATGGCTTCTATCTTTGCAAGAAGATTGGATGCCTTAAAACACATCATACCATCAGATGTAAAAGATACTGTAACCTGTTTCTATTGTGGCATAAAGGGTCACCATTTACAAGAGTGTTCTGAGATAACAGAAAGTGAGATTGAGGATCTTCTAAGGAATATCGATTCCTATATTGGGGCAGAAGAATCGCCTTGCTTGTGCATTAGATGTTTCCAGTTCAGTCATTGGGCTGTTGCATGTCCCAGTACATCCTCAAGAGGGCAACATCAAACAAGATTTGGTACTTCTTTGGTTGGTCCTAGAGAAATGCAGCATAAAACGGAAGGTAAAGAAAACTCAAAGCTGCTAACTGGTTGGAAGAGTCAATTTCAAGCTGCTTGTAATGGGAGTGCTCTAAGAATATCAGACCATAATTTTAATTGGAAACCAAATGAAATGATAGCCCCTGAAGAAATAGGATCTAATGCAAATTCATTGAAGAAGTACATTGCTTCAAGTCCTGTGGAAaactattcaaaagaaaatcagATCATGCCTATCAATAGGAAACTTTCTGATGTACCAAAAGGAATCTTTAACGCCATAAAAAGCCTTCGTTTGTCTCGCTCAGATATCCTAAA ATGGATGAATTCCCATATGTCACTATCACCTCTTGATGGTTTTTTCTTGCGTCTACGGCTTCGGAAGTGGCAAGAAGGACTAGGTGGAACTAGATACCATGTGGCTTACATAACTG GGAAGCAAAGAGAGAATGCGCCACAAAATGCAGAAAATTCTATCTATGTAAACTTAGGGGGAATCAAAGGTTTGGTTGAGAGTCAATATGTCTCCAACCATGATTTCCTTGAG TGGTTAAATTGCCATCACATTTTGCAGGATGAGCTTATGGCATGGTGGAGTGCAACCTCAAGTGACAGTGCCCAGATCCCATCTGAAGAAGATTTAAGATTGAAAgtcaaaaagagaaaagtttTAGGCTTCTAG
- the LOC126688729 gene encoding uncharacterized protein LOC126688729 isoform X6, whose product MTFVASGPLSELVWSPHKGPSNVDFPAPQSFMGGSSTTDKPVDEVITPQVASHTKEDFAGAITSNASLTSAGGGMPEFQPNHEHKTGPVRNMEEVNTMVGSSVLQVTRKEDLRKSEGDDICAPINIQMAEISETRENNSPSVPGACPYLLTLFSQKIVLGLVYGGTSDIIPTEIDEPKPDMVANEPFSEDSRGGGRDFGSGNQILGKNINLASDVLPVDKCKASETSVQNLSSPGKRPLEMLEFTAENDLRTLTGDSACGAANKIVESEFNEGKTGFQPDKVVLHINKAVPIEVFLTNSRIRMPRRKGKEKALSNGDIDRRLSKEEDDSHESVESCNSGLFSTGKKRWSVEGHMIVGSKRIKSQIQDTPGSTSYVKQDSSFMNWISNMMKGFSKPMQGEAPARALAIAHPDHGHQNLLTCNENHDPGFKNNGFQSIFQSLYCPKAGGETTLFNANYQTGEGSKEHELDNKMCNINATPISICEDGDKICRQILLPNDKLDESTSGDGADSLNQPKTFPVTSVSSKEDSKINSGENKKSCNLDFGNEKDGISSNSSLGKRRTISAENIDSDLLAEGKTTNDHRNSLWITRFCAKTSGPVLNVDDRIQSIGVGLECSTDCTRPLPCPENYVGFSKNHKSVAVRELSAEGPMLALGKESQKCPADTDAVVGFNWIKGHNDQKSVNKLNPKLPSPKFKSSEAMASIFARRLDALKHIIPSDVKDTVTCFYCGIKGHHLQECSEITESEIEDLLRNIDSYIGAEESPCLCIRCFQFSHWAVACPSTSSRGQHQTRFGTSLVGPREMQHKTEGKENSKLLTGWKSQFQAACNGSALRISDHNFNWKPNEMIAPEEIGSNANSLKKYIASSPVENYSKENQIMPINRKLSDVPKGIFNAIKSLRLSRSDILKWMNSHMSLSPLDGFFLRLRLRKWQEGLGGTRYHVAYITGKQRENAPQNAENSIYVNLGGIKGLVESQYVSNHDFLEWLNCHHILQDELMAWWSATSSDSAQIPSEEDLRLKVKKRKVLGF is encoded by the exons ATGACATTTGTGGCCTCTGGTCCCCTTTCTGAACTAGTTTGGTCTCCTCATAAAG GACCAAGCAATGTGGATTTTCCAGCACCTCAAAGCTTTATGGGCGGGAGTTCTACAACTGACAAACCTGTAGATGAAGTCATTACACCACAAGTGGCAAGTCATACAAAGGAAGATTTTGCTGGTGCAATTACTTCAAATGCATCTCTTACAAGTGCTGGTGGTGGCATGCCAGAATTTCAGCCAAATCATGAACATAAGACAG GACCTGTTCGTAATATGGAGGAAGTGAACACCATGGTAGGATCATCTGTTCTACAAGTTACTCGAAAGGAGGATCTAAGAAAGAGTGAAGGTGATGATATTTGTGCCCCAATCAATATTCAAATGGCTGAAATATCTGAGACCAGAGAAAACAATTCTCCTAGTGTGCCAGGTGCATGCCCGTatcttttgactcttttttcCCAGAAGATAGTTCTAG GTCTGGTATATGGAGGAACATCTGATATTATACCAACCGAAATAGATGAACCTAAACCTGACATGGTGGCAAATGAACCATTTTCTGAGGACTCTAGAGGTGGAGGCAGAGATTTTGGAAGTGGCAATCAAATATTGGGAAAGAATATCAATTTGGCCTCTGATGTTCTCCCTGTGGATAAATGCAAAGCTTCTGAAACTTCAGTCCAGAATCTTAGTTCCCCAGGCAAAAGACCTTTGGAAATGCTGGAGTTCACTGCTGAGAATGATTTACGAACTCTGACTGGTGATAGCGCTTGTGGTGCAGCGAATAAGATTGTAGAATCAGAGTTCAATGAAGGTAAAACTGGCTTTCAGCCAGACAAAGTTGTACTTCACATAAACAAGGCTGTTCCGATTGAAGTCTTCTTAACTAACAGCAGAATCCGTATGCCTCGAAGGAAAGGCAAGGAAAAGGCTTTATCTAATGGAGATATTGATCGAAGATTGTCAAAAGAGGAAGATGATAGCCATGAGAGTGTTGAAAGCTGCAACAGTGGGTTGTTTTCAACAGGCAAGAAGAGGTGGAGCGTTGAAGGACACATGATTGTTGGGAGTAAAAGAATCAAAAGCCAAATTCAAGATACACCCGGTTCAACATCCTATGTTAAACAAGATAGCTCCTTTATGAATTGGATATCGAACATGATGAAGGGTTTCTCAAAACCAATGCAAGGTGAGGCACCTGCTCGTGCTCTTGCTATTGCACATCCTGATCATGGACATCAGAATCTTCTCACATGCAACGAGAATCATGATCCAGgattcaaaaataatggttttCAGTCAATTTTTCAGTCCTTATATTGTCCAAAGGCAGGAGGAGAAACAACATTGTTTAATGCCAATTATCAAACTGGAGAAGGATCTAAGGAGCATGAGCTGGATAACAAGATGTGCAACATTAATGCTACTCCAATATCCATTTGTGAGGATGGTGATAAAATATGCAGACAAATTCTGCTGCCAAATGATAAGCTTGATGAATCAACCTCTGGAGATGGAGCAGATTCATTAAACCAGCCTAAAACATTTCCAGTGACATCTGTTTCCAGTAAGGAAGATAGCAAGATTAACTCCGGGGAGAATAAAAAGTCATGCAACTTGGACTTTGGAAATGAGAAAGATGGAATAAGCTCCAATTCTTCTCTGGGTAAACGTAGAACTATCAGTGCTGAGAACATTGATTCTGATCTGCTAGCTGAAGGGAAGACAACTAATGATCACAGAAATAGCTTGTGGATAACTCGGTTTTGTGCAAAAACTTCTGGCCCTGTGTTAAACGTGGATGATCGCATCCAGAGTATTGGTGTCGGTCTTGAGTGCTCCACTGATTGCACAAGACCTCTTCCTTGTCCTGAGAATTATGTTGGCTTTTCCAAAAACCACAAAAGTGTGGCAGTAAGGGAGCTCTCTGCTGAAGGTCCAATGCTTGCTTTGGGCAAGGAATCACAGAAGTGTCCTGCTGATACTGACGCAGTTGTTGGTTTTAATTGGATCAAAGGCCACAATGATCAGAAATCTGTAAATAAATTGAACCCTAAATTGCCTTCTCCAAAGTTTAAAAGTTCAGAGGCAATGGCTTCTATCTTTGCAAGAAGATTGGATGCCTTAAAACACATCATACCATCAGATGTAAAAGATACTGTAACCTGTTTCTATTGTGGCATAAAGGGTCACCATTTACAAGAGTGTTCTGAGATAACAGAAAGTGAGATTGAGGATCTTCTAAGGAATATCGATTCCTATATTGGGGCAGAAGAATCGCCTTGCTTGTGCATTAGATGTTTCCAGTTCAGTCATTGGGCTGTTGCATGTCCCAGTACATCCTCAAGAGGGCAACATCAAACAAGATTTGGTACTTCTTTGGTTGGTCCTAGAGAAATGCAGCATAAAACGGAAGGTAAAGAAAACTCAAAGCTGCTAACTGGTTGGAAGAGTCAATTTCAAGCTGCTTGTAATGGGAGTGCTCTAAGAATATCAGACCATAATTTTAATTGGAAACCAAATGAAATGATAGCCCCTGAAGAAATAGGATCTAATGCAAATTCATTGAAGAAGTACATTGCTTCAAGTCCTGTGGAAaactattcaaaagaaaatcagATCATGCCTATCAATAGGAAACTTTCTGATGTACCAAAAGGAATCTTTAACGCCATAAAAAGCCTTCGTTTGTCTCGCTCAGATATCCTAAA ATGGATGAATTCCCATATGTCACTATCACCTCTTGATGGTTTTTTCTTGCGTCTACGGCTTCGGAAGTGGCAAGAAGGACTAGGTGGAACTAGATACCATGTGGCTTACATAACTG GGAAGCAAAGAGAGAATGCGCCACAAAATGCAGAAAATTCTATCTATGTAAACTTAGGGGGAATCAAAGGTTTGGTTGAGAGTCAATATGTCTCCAACCATGATTTCCTTGAG TGGTTAAATTGCCATCACATTTTGCAGGATGAGCTTATGGCATGGTGGAGTGCAACCTCAAGTGACAGTGCCCAGATCCCATCTGAAGAAGATTTAAGATTGAAAgtcaaaaagagaaaagtttTAGGCTTCTAG